A region from the Triticum aestivum cultivar Chinese Spring chromosome 3D, IWGSC CS RefSeq v2.1, whole genome shotgun sequence genome encodes:
- the LOC123075449 gene encoding F-box/LRR-repeat protein 13, which translates to MDEPQVIIGTSRSDMLASIERNGRHPDTLDLGSNMMLYMVYRYLPAPPVSPTATLSLAGASWVPDGVDRLSRLPDVLLRDIISRLPAKDAARTAALASRWRPLWRSAPLSLVDSHLLPDGGASGPFIIGSPSPRAVTAAVSSALAAHPGPFRCVHLTCSTMDEHRGEMARWIDTLVAKGVQELVFVNRPWPIDLRLPAALFSCASLTRLYLGVWRLPDTAAVPRGVSFPNLRELGLCWNVMEDRDLAFMLERSPVLEFASDRSARSPRQPQPALRSARPYLLGEHRRGGSPSPGEALPVANCCRGR; encoded by the coding sequence ACCCTGACACGCTGGATCTCGGCTCCAACATGATGCTCTACATGGTGTACCGCTACCTCCCGGCCCCGCCGGTCTCCCCCACCGCCACCCTCTCGCTCGCCGGCGCGTCCTGGGTCCCGGACGGCGTCGaccgcctcagccgcctccccgaTGTGCTCCTCCGCGACATCATCTCCCGCCTCCCCGCCAAGGACGCCGCGCGCACCGCCGCCCTCGCCTCGCGCTGGCGCCCGCTCTGGCGGTCGGCGCCCCTTTCTCTTGTCGACAGCCATCTGCTTCCGGACGGCGGCGCGTCCGGCCCGTTCATCATCGgctctccctctccccgcgccgTCACCGCCGCGGTGTCCAGCGCCCTCGCTGCGCACCCGGGGCCTTTCCGCTGCGTCCACCTCACCTGCAGCACCATGGACGAGCACCGAGGCGAGATGGCGCGCTGGATCGACACCCTCGTCGCCAAGGGGGTCCAAGAACTCGTCTTTGTGAACCGCCCTTGGCCGATTGAcctgcgcctccccgccgccctctTCAGCTGCGCCTCCCTCACCCGCCTCTACCTCGGCGTCTGGAGGCTCCCGGACACCGCCGCCGTGCCGCGCGGTGTCAGCTTCCCCAACCTCCGGGAGCTCGGCCTCTGCTGGAATGTCATGGAGGACCGTGACCTCGCCTTCATGCTTGAAAGAAGCCCCGTCCTTGAGTTCGCGTCAGACCGGAGTGCGCGTTCGCCTCGTCAGCCGCAGCCTGCGCTGCGTTCAGCTCGGCCATACCTTCTTGGAGAACATCGACGTGGTGGAAGCCCCTCACCTGGAGAGGCTCTTCCAGTGGCAAACTGTTGCCGCGGCCGGTAG